One genomic segment of Nocardioides cavernaquae includes these proteins:
- the phaZ gene encoding poly(3-hydroxyalkanoate) depolymerase, which produces MSDELLWITVMGQQVRVSIRRAVRASGDEPVAPTVPLVLCNGIGASLELLQPFVDEVDPAIEVVRFDVPGVGGSPLPKLPYNFAGLAWFLSRALDELGYDRFDVLGISWGGGLTQQIAFQHRRRCRRLVLVSTGTGSLMVPARPGVLAKMVTPRRYRDKEYAKQIAAELYGGRLRDEPGLAGALLHDQSRVGSRRGYLYQLLAGVGWSSLPALPLIRQRTLILAGTDDPIIPFVNARIIARLMPHATLHAYDDGHLGLVTLADELGPLVSRFVLAE; this is translated from the coding sequence ATGAGCGACGAGCTCCTCTGGATCACGGTGATGGGGCAGCAGGTCCGCGTCTCGATCCGGCGTGCTGTTCGTGCGTCCGGCGACGAACCGGTTGCGCCGACGGTGCCGCTGGTGCTGTGCAACGGCATCGGTGCCAGCCTCGAGCTCCTGCAGCCCTTCGTCGACGAGGTCGATCCCGCGATCGAGGTCGTGCGCTTCGACGTCCCCGGAGTCGGGGGATCGCCGCTGCCGAAGCTGCCCTACAACTTCGCGGGGCTGGCGTGGTTCCTCAGCCGGGCGCTCGACGAGCTCGGCTACGACCGCTTCGACGTCCTGGGTATCTCATGGGGTGGGGGACTGACCCAGCAGATCGCCTTCCAGCACCGACGGCGCTGCCGGCGGCTCGTGCTGGTGAGCACGGGGACGGGCTCGCTGATGGTGCCCGCGCGCCCCGGCGTACTCGCGAAGATGGTCACGCCGCGCCGTTACCGCGACAAGGAGTACGCCAAGCAGATCGCGGCCGAGCTGTACGGCGGGCGCCTGCGTGACGAACCGGGCCTGGCGGGGGCGCTGCTGCACGACCAGTCGCGCGTCGGCTCGCGGCGGGGCTACCTCTACCAGCTGCTCGCGGGGGTCGGCTGGTCGAGCCTTCCCGCGCTGCCGCTGATCCGCCAGCGCACCTTGATCCTGGCTGGCACGGACGACCCGATCATCCCGTTCGTCAACGCGCGGATCATCGCGCGGCTGATGCCGCACGCCACGCTCCACGCCTACGACGACGGGCACCTCGGGCTGGTCACGCTGGCCGACGAGCTCGGTCCGCTGGTGTCGCGCTTCGTGCTCGCGGAGTGA
- the ppc gene encoding phosphoenolpyruvate carboxylase codes for MTSQTISSQTTSSGDSPSEATSSGEIEVASDHIDPELRADIAHVTTLLGDVLRRTEGEEFLELVEQVRTLDDESRARVLAALDIPTATRLARAFTAYFHLANTTEQVHRARAYRRDRQEAGGWLERAVARVTEGGLSDELAAQVASLAVRPVFTAHPTEAARRSTLDKLRRIAALLELPEDHARTRRMAEAIELLWLTDEVRIEPPNPVDEARNGIYYLESLSRESIPEVLDELRARLDDAGVPVPPAWRPLRFGSWMGGDRDGNPRVTPSITREILVLQARHGIGVIRDMLAELRRTLSVSERISPVDQEVRDRAVAMLAVLPGVDPRYPRLNAEEPYRLYLTCVDVRLQLTADRLTRGTPHLAGQDYRDDDELLADLELLHRSVLTHQGPTIGTGQVQQVVDAVAASGLTLATLDIREHAERHHQALGQLVDRLDILDRPYADLDRPTRTALLARELGSRRPLAPYPPALDEQGAATLAIFDTVRWALDALGERVIDSYIISMTQGADDVLAAALLAREAGLIDLTGGIARIGFAPLLETLVELEHAGEILDKLLIDPAYRRLVALRGDVQEVMLGYSDSNKQGGIAASQWLIQKAQRQARDVGRRHGVQVRFFHGRGGSVGRGGGPTYEAIMSLPPGAVEGTVKLTEQGEVISDKYALPQLARENLELMLAATLEATVLHRKDRRAPRDAAAWDAVMEKVALAAEGRYRELVARPELPAYFLAATPVDQLGALRLGSRPSRRPDSSAGLDGLRAIPWVFGWTQSRQVVPGWYGVGTGLAHAAGDLEALQKMYAGWPFFRAFIDNVAMTLAKTDLGIARNYVATLAPELGAEILEDLETEFALTLAQVLAVCGDAELLARQPSLRATLEVRERYLAPLHHLQVQLLARHRAGESDPELERALMLTTNGIAAGMRNTG; via the coding sequence ATGACCTCGCAGACCATCAGCAGCCAGACGACCAGCAGTGGTGACAGCCCGTCGGAGGCGACCTCCTCCGGTGAGATCGAGGTGGCGAGCGACCACATCGATCCCGAGCTCCGCGCAGACATCGCGCACGTCACGACCCTGCTCGGGGACGTCCTTCGCCGCACCGAGGGTGAGGAGTTCCTCGAGCTGGTCGAGCAGGTACGCACTCTCGATGACGAGTCCCGAGCCCGTGTGCTCGCCGCACTGGACATCCCGACGGCCACGCGGCTCGCCCGTGCCTTCACGGCGTACTTCCACCTGGCCAACACCACCGAGCAGGTGCACCGCGCGCGTGCCTACCGCCGCGACCGGCAGGAGGCCGGCGGCTGGCTCGAGCGCGCTGTCGCCCGCGTCACCGAGGGCGGGCTCAGCGACGAGCTCGCCGCCCAGGTCGCCTCGCTCGCGGTCCGCCCGGTCTTCACCGCGCACCCCACCGAGGCCGCCCGCCGCTCGACGCTGGACAAGCTGCGTCGCATCGCCGCCCTGCTCGAGCTGCCCGAGGACCACGCCCGCACCCGCCGGATGGCGGAGGCGATCGAGCTGCTCTGGCTCACTGACGAGGTGCGCATCGAGCCGCCGAACCCGGTCGACGAGGCGCGCAACGGCATCTACTACCTCGAGTCCCTGTCGCGCGAGTCGATCCCGGAGGTGCTCGACGAGCTCCGCGCGCGCCTCGACGACGCGGGCGTGCCGGTGCCGCCGGCCTGGCGCCCGCTGCGTTTCGGCAGCTGGATGGGTGGCGACCGCGACGGCAACCCGCGCGTCACGCCGTCCATCACCCGCGAGATCCTCGTGCTCCAGGCTCGCCACGGCATTGGCGTCATCCGCGACATGCTCGCCGAGCTGCGACGCACCCTCTCGGTCAGCGAGCGGATCAGTCCGGTCGACCAGGAGGTCCGCGACCGCGCCGTTGCGATGCTCGCGGTGCTTCCCGGGGTGGACCCGCGCTACCCCCGGCTGAACGCCGAGGAGCCCTACCGCCTCTACCTGACCTGCGTCGACGTCCGGCTCCAGCTCACCGCCGACCGGCTCACGCGAGGCACACCGCACCTGGCGGGCCAGGACTACCGCGATGACGACGAGCTGCTCGCCGACCTCGAGCTGCTGCACCGCTCCGTCCTCACGCACCAGGGACCGACGATCGGCACGGGCCAGGTGCAGCAGGTGGTCGACGCGGTCGCCGCGAGCGGCCTCACCCTCGCGACGCTCGACATCCGCGAGCACGCCGAGAGGCACCACCAGGCGCTGGGTCAGCTGGTCGACCGGCTCGACATCCTCGACCGTCCGTACGCCGACCTCGACCGGCCGACGCGCACCGCACTGCTGGCCCGGGAGCTCGGCAGCCGACGCCCCCTCGCGCCGTACCCGCCCGCGCTCGACGAGCAGGGTGCAGCCACGCTGGCCATCTTCGACACCGTCCGCTGGGCGCTCGACGCGCTCGGCGAGCGGGTCATCGACAGCTACATCATCTCGATGACCCAGGGTGCTGACGACGTCCTCGCTGCCGCACTACTGGCGCGGGAGGCCGGCCTGATCGACCTCACCGGGGGCATCGCGCGGATCGGGTTCGCGCCGCTCCTGGAGACGCTCGTCGAGCTCGAGCACGCGGGCGAGATCCTCGACAAGCTGCTCATCGACCCGGCGTACCGGCGGCTGGTGGCGCTCCGGGGCGACGTCCAGGAGGTCATGCTCGGCTACTCCGACTCCAACAAGCAGGGCGGCATCGCTGCCTCGCAGTGGCTGATCCAGAAGGCACAGCGGCAGGCGCGCGACGTCGGCCGGCGCCATGGTGTCCAGGTCCGGTTCTTCCACGGCCGGGGCGGCTCGGTCGGACGCGGTGGCGGCCCGACGTACGAGGCGATCATGTCGCTGCCGCCGGGTGCCGTCGAAGGCACCGTGAAGCTGACCGAGCAGGGCGAGGTGATCAGCGACAAGTACGCCCTGCCGCAGCTCGCGCGCGAGAACCTCGAGCTGATGCTCGCGGCGACCCTCGAGGCCACCGTGCTGCACCGCAAGGACCGTCGCGCACCCCGCGATGCCGCTGCGTGGGACGCCGTGATGGAGAAGGTCGCGCTGGCGGCCGAGGGTCGCTACCGCGAGCTGGTCGCGCGGCCCGAGCTGCCGGCGTACTTCCTCGCGGCGACGCCCGTGGACCAGCTCGGCGCGCTGCGCCTGGGCTCGCGGCCCTCGCGCCGCCCGGACTCGTCCGCCGGCCTCGACGGCCTGCGCGCGATCCCGTGGGTCTTCGGCTGGACGCAGTCGCGCCAGGTCGTCCCCGGTTGGTACGGCGTGGGCACCGGCCTCGCGCACGCCGCCGGTGACCTCGAGGCCCTGCAGAAGATGTACGCCGGCTGGCCGTTCTTCCGCGCCTTCATCGACAACGTGGCCATGACGCTCGCGAAGACCGACCTCGGCATCGCGCGCAACTACGTGGCGACCCTCGCGCCGGAGCTCGGTGCCGAGATCCTCGAGGACCTCGAGACCGAGTTCGCGCTCACCCTGGCCCAGGTGCTCGCGGTGTGCGGCGACGCGGAGCTGCTGGCCCGCCAGCCCTCACTGCGCGCGACCCTCGAGGTGCGCGAGCGCTATCTCGCGCCGCTCCACCACCTGCAGGTCCAGCTGCTCGCGCGCCACCGGGCGGGGGAGAGCGACCCCGAGCTCGAGCGCGCTCTGATGCTGACCACCAACGGCATCGCCGCGGGCATGCGCAACACCGGCTGA
- a CDS encoding PHA/PHB synthase family protein, translating into MTSTKLAGLNQAGPNQTGPNRTSMASQAAPLDALLVEAARGPLRRFLPDSATAKWAVSMARQPGATVRRLRALGGEAGRIALGSSELAPDRRDRRFTDVAWSQNPLLKRLVQLYLAGGKTVEELLADADLTLTQRRRLQFQVENVLAAIAPSNIPLVNPESAKAVIDTAGLSLVRGGRQLVRDLASSPRIPEMVDTSGFKLGDNVAATPGAVVLRTEVLELIQYQPQTDEVREVPLMIVPPTINKFYAIDLSPERSLVEFSVRQGRQIFVISWRNPDARHADWDFDTYVRAILDALDAVEEITGSKQTVLGGICSGGILASITAAYLAGIGRQDRLAALCLAVTVIDNANAGTVSALVDRRGAELAKRLSRRKGYLDGNALAEIFAWLRPGDLIWNYWVNNYLLGKRPPAFDILFWNADTTRMTAGLHADFVDLAMENKLLRAGAVTVLGVPIDLKAVTVDAYVVAGIADHITPWENCYQSTQLFGGKTRFVLSTSGHIAALVNPPGNPKASFRTNDENPADAKAWLREAETHQGTWWTDVAAWLSARSGDLRPAPRELGTAVLPPLAEAPGTYVFDK; encoded by the coding sequence ATGACCAGCACGAAGCTGGCCGGCCTGAACCAGGCCGGCCCGAACCAGACGGGCCCGAACCGGACCAGCATGGCCAGTCAGGCGGCGCCGCTCGACGCTCTCCTCGTGGAGGCTGCGCGGGGCCCACTGCGCCGCTTCCTTCCGGACAGCGCGACCGCGAAGTGGGCAGTCTCGATGGCCCGGCAGCCCGGCGCGACCGTACGCCGCCTCCGCGCGCTCGGCGGTGAGGCGGGACGCATCGCCCTCGGCAGCTCGGAGCTGGCGCCGGACCGCCGCGATCGCCGCTTCACCGACGTCGCCTGGTCGCAGAACCCGCTGCTCAAGCGCCTCGTGCAGCTCTACCTGGCGGGCGGCAAGACGGTCGAGGAGCTCCTCGCCGATGCGGACCTGACGCTGACGCAGCGCCGACGCCTGCAGTTCCAGGTCGAGAACGTCCTGGCCGCGATCGCGCCGAGCAACATCCCGCTGGTCAACCCCGAGTCGGCCAAGGCGGTCATCGACACCGCCGGCCTCAGCCTGGTGCGTGGCGGTCGGCAGCTGGTCAGGGACCTCGCGTCCAGCCCCCGGATCCCGGAGATGGTGGACACCTCCGGCTTCAAGCTCGGCGACAACGTCGCCGCGACCCCTGGTGCGGTGGTGCTCCGGACCGAGGTGCTCGAGCTGATCCAGTACCAGCCGCAGACCGACGAGGTCCGTGAGGTGCCGCTGATGATCGTGCCGCCGACGATCAACAAGTTCTACGCGATCGACCTCTCGCCCGAGCGCAGCCTGGTGGAGTTCAGCGTGCGCCAGGGCCGGCAGATCTTCGTGATCTCCTGGCGCAACCCGGATGCGCGGCACGCCGACTGGGACTTCGACACCTACGTCCGCGCCATCCTCGATGCCCTCGACGCGGTCGAGGAGATCACGGGCAGCAAGCAGACCGTCCTGGGCGGCATCTGCTCCGGCGGCATCCTGGCCTCGATCACCGCGGCGTACCTCGCCGGGATCGGGCGCCAGGACCGCCTCGCCGCGCTCTGCCTCGCCGTCACCGTCATCGACAACGCGAACGCCGGCACGGTCTCCGCGCTGGTCGACCGGCGCGGTGCCGAGCTGGCCAAGCGGCTCTCGCGCCGCAAGGGCTACCTCGACGGCAACGCCCTCGCGGAGATCTTCGCGTGGCTGCGCCCCGGTGACCTGATCTGGAACTACTGGGTCAACAACTACCTGCTCGGCAAGCGGCCGCCGGCGTTCGACATCCTGTTCTGGAACGCCGACACGACCCGGATGACGGCCGGCCTCCACGCCGACTTCGTCGACCTGGCCATGGAGAACAAGCTGCTCCGAGCGGGCGCGGTCACGGTGCTCGGGGTGCCGATCGACCTCAAGGCAGTCACCGTCGATGCGTACGTCGTGGCGGGCATCGCCGACCACATCACGCCGTGGGAGAACTGCTACCAGTCGACGCAGCTCTTCGGCGGCAAGACCCGGTTCGTGCTGTCGACCAGCGGCCACATCGCCGCGCTGGTGAACCCTCCGGGCAACCCGAAAGCGTCCTTCCGCACCAACGACGAGAACCCGGCAGATGCGAAGGCATGGCTGCGTGAGGCGGAGACGCACCAGGGCACCTGGTGGACCGACGTGGCAGCCTGGCTGAGTGCCCGCAGCGGGGACCTGAGGCCGGCGCCGAGGGAGCTCGGCACCGCAGTGCTGCCGCCACTGGCCGAGGCCCCCGGCACGTACGTCTTCGACAAGTGA